A portion of the Glycine max cultivar Williams 82 chromosome 10, Glycine_max_v4.0, whole genome shotgun sequence genome contains these proteins:
- the LOC102660985 gene encoding transcriptional regulator SUPERMAN, with protein sequence MEGNYLNRNSTTPQREDHSFGFEEHPWGTSWPARNYACSFCKREFRSAQALGGHMNVHRRDRARLRSSLSSWVSECPKPNPNTKPNNNNPTLLPPPPSSSPYPLLSDEPLNYAHPSPLCSPCLTLSSSPSPASTSGDKKPRLTPSHHQFPLLSPQSSQIKMMSENTRSDFSADEEMKGYVEEEEHKGFQKNEQNITLELGIGLLKHQEEKLDLELRLGH encoded by the coding sequence ATGGAAGGAAACTATCTGAACAGAAACAGCACTACTCCACAGAGAGAGGATCATAGCTTTGGTTTTGAGGAGCATCCATGGGGAACTTCATGGCCTGCTAGAAACTATGCTTGTAGCTTTTGCAAGAGAGAGTTTAGGTCTGCTCAAGCATTGGGTGGACACATGAATGTTCACAGAAGGGATCGGGCAAGATTGAGATCATCCTTATCTTCATGGGTTTCTGAATGCcctaaacctaaccctaacACTAAGCCTAATAATAATAACCCAACTCTTCTTCCACCACCCCCTTCTTCTTCACCATATCCTTTATTATCTGATGAGCCTTTGAACTATGCAcatccttctccactttgtAGTCCTTGTCTCACTTTGTCTTCTTCACCCTCCCCAGCTTCTACCAGTGGAGACAAGAAACCAAGACTCACCCCTTCTCATCATCAATTTCCTCTTTTGAGTCCTCAAAGCAGCCAAATTAAGATGATGAGTGAGAACACAAGGAGTGATTTCAGTGCTGATGAGGAAATGAAGGGCTATGTGGAGGAGGAGGAGCACAAGGGTTTCCAGAAGAATGAGCAAAACATTACATTGGAATTAGGAATAGGGTTGCTTAAACACCAAGAGGAGAAGTTGGATTTGGAGCTTCGACTCGGGCATTAA